Proteins found in one Massilia sp. H6 genomic segment:
- the fusA gene encoding elongation factor G, with translation MARKTPIERYRNIGISAHIDAGKTTTTERVLFYTGVNHKIGEVHDGAATMDWMEQEQERGITITSAATTCFWKGMANNFEPHHINIIDTPGHVDFTIEVERSMRVLDGACMVYCAVGGVQPQSETVWRQANKYKVPRLAFVNKMDRTGANFFKVYDQMRARLKANPIPLQIPIGAEENFLGVVDLVKMKAIFWDDASQGMKFDYRDIPAELVDQANEWREKLVETAAEASEELMNKYLDEGDLTEAEIKAALRQRTIASEIVPMMCGTAFKNKGVQAMLDGVIEYLPSPIDIPPVGGTDEDDQPVTRRAADDEKFSALAFKIMTDPFVGQLIFFRVYSGMIKSGDTVYNPIKNKKERLGRILQMHANQREEIKEVHAGDIAAAVGLKEATTGETLCDPSSIITLEKMVFPEPVIQQAVEPKTKADQEKMGLALNRLAQEDPSFRVRTDEESGQTIIGGMGELHLEIIVDRMKREFSVEATVGKPQVAYRETIRKTVTDVEGKFVKQSGGRGQYGHAVLTIEPQEPGKGFEFVDAIKGGVVPREYIPAVEKGVRETLTTGVLAGYPVVDVKVTLTFGSYHDVDSNENAFRMAGSMAFKEGCRKASPVILEPMMSVEVETPEDYAGNVMGDLSSRRGMVQGMDEIPGGGGKIIKAEVPLSEMFGYSTSLRSATQGRATYTMEFKHYSEAPKHVIDAIVTAKSK, from the coding sequence ATGGCACGCAAGACCCCCATTGAGCGCTACCGCAACATCGGTATTTCCGCTCACATCGATGCTGGTAAAACCACCACCACCGAACGCGTCCTGTTCTACACCGGCGTGAACCACAAGATCGGCGAAGTGCACGACGGCGCCGCGACCATGGACTGGATGGAGCAGGAGCAGGAACGCGGCATTACCATTACCTCGGCAGCGACGACCTGCTTCTGGAAGGGTATGGCCAACAATTTCGAGCCGCACCACATCAACATCATCGACACCCCGGGCCACGTCGACTTCACCATTGAAGTCGAACGCTCGATGCGCGTGCTCGACGGCGCCTGCATGGTTTACTGCGCAGTCGGCGGCGTGCAGCCACAGTCGGAAACCGTGTGGCGCCAGGCTAACAAGTACAAAGTGCCACGTCTGGCCTTCGTCAACAAGATGGACCGTACCGGTGCCAACTTCTTCAAGGTCTACGATCAGATGCGCGCTCGCCTGAAGGCGAACCCGATTCCGCTGCAGATCCCGATCGGCGCTGAAGAGAACTTCCTGGGCGTGGTCGACCTCGTCAAGATGAAGGCTATCTTCTGGGACGACGCGTCGCAGGGCATGAAGTTCGACTACCGCGACATCCCGGCAGAACTGGTTGATCAAGCCAACGAATGGCGCGAGAAGCTGGTCGAAACCGCCGCTGAAGCGTCGGAAGAGCTGATGAACAAGTACCTGGACGAAGGCGACCTGACCGAAGCAGAGATCAAGGCCGCCCTGCGCCAGCGCACCATTGCGTCGGAAATCGTCCCGATGATGTGCGGTACCGCGTTCAAGAACAAGGGCGTGCAAGCCATGCTCGACGGCGTGATCGAATACCTGCCATCGCCGATCGACATTCCACCAGTCGGTGGTACGGACGAAGACGACCAGCCTGTCACCCGCCGCGCAGCCGACGACGAGAAATTCTCGGCGCTGGCATTCAAGATCATGACCGACCCGTTCGTCGGCCAGCTGATCTTCTTCCGCGTCTATTCGGGCATGATCAAGTCGGGCGACACCGTCTACAACCCGATCAAGAACAAGAAAGAGCGTCTCGGCCGTATTCTGCAGATGCACGCCAACCAGCGCGAAGAAATCAAGGAAGTCCACGCCGGCGACATCGCCGCTGCGGTCGGCCTGAAAGAAGCGACCACAGGCGAAACCCTGTGCGATCCTTCGTCGATCATCACCCTGGAAAAGATGGTCTTCCCTGAGCCGGTCATTCAGCAGGCCGTCGAGCCGAAGACCAAGGCTGACCAGGAAAAAATGGGCCTGGCGCTGAACCGCCTGGCACAAGAAGATCCGTCGTTCCGCGTGCGTACCGATGAAGAATCGGGCCAGACCATCATCGGTGGTATGGGCGAGCTGCACCTGGAAATTATCGTCGACCGCATGAAGCGCGAATTCAGCGTTGAAGCTACCGTCGGCAAGCCACAGGTTGCCTACCGCGAAACCATCCGCAAGACGGTCACCGATGTCGAAGGCAAGTTCGTCAAGCAGTCGGGCGGCCGCGGCCAGTACGGTCACGCAGTCCTGACCATCGAGCCGCAAGAGCCAGGCAAGGGCTTCGAGTTCGTCGACGCGATCAAGGGCGGTGTGGTTCCACGCGAATACATCCCTGCAGTCGAAAAAGGTGTGCGCGAAACCCTGACCACCGGCGTGCTGGCTGGTTACCCGGTCGTTGACGTCAAAGTCACCCTGACCTTCGGTTCGTACCACGACGTCGACTCGAACGAGAACGCGTTCCGCATGGCCGGTTCGATGGCATTCAAGGAAGGCTGCCGCAAAGCATCGCCAGTCATCCTCGAGCCAATGATGTCGGTTGAAGTGGAAACGCCGGAAGACTACGCCGGTAACGTGATGGGCGACTTGTCGTCGCGTCGCGGCATGGTGCAGGGCATGGACGAAATCCCAGGCGGCGGCGGCAAGATCATCAAGGCCGAAGTCCCACTGTCGGAAATGTTCGGTTACTCGACCTCGCTGCGTTCGGCGACCCAGGGCCGTGCAACCTACACGATGGAATTCAAGCACTATTCGGAAGCTCCGAAGCACGTGATTGACGCCATCGTCACCGCAAAATCCAAGTAA
- the tuf gene encoding elongation factor Tu translates to MAKGKFERTKPHVNVGTIGHVDHGKTTLTAAIATVLSKKFGGEAKAYDQIDAAPEEKARGITINTAHVEYETENRHYAHVDCPGHADYIKNMITGAAQMDGAILVCSAADGPMPQTREHILLARQVGVPYIIVFLNKCDLVDDAELLELVEMEVRELLSKYEFPGDDLPIIKGSARMALEGKPGEMGEDCIIALAHALDTYIPTPERAVDGAFLMPVEDVFSISGRGTVVTGRVERGIIKVGEEIEIVGIVDTVKTICTGVEMFRKLLDQGQAGDNVGLLLRGTKREDVQRGQVLAKPGSIKPHNHFTGEIYVLSKDEGGRHTPFFNNYRPQFYFRTTDVTGSIELPADKEMVMPGDNVSITVKLINPIAMEEGLRFAIREGGRTVGAGVVAKILA, encoded by the coding sequence ATGGCAAAAGGTAAATTCGAACGGACCAAGCCGCACGTCAACGTCGGCACCATCGGTCACGTTGACCACGGCAAGACCACCCTGACCGCAGCAATCGCTACCGTCCTGTCGAAGAAATTCGGCGGCGAAGCAAAAGCCTACGACCAGATCGATGCAGCGCCGGAAGAAAAAGCACGCGGCATCACCATCAACACCGCACACGTCGAGTACGAGACCGAGAACCGTCACTACGCACACGTTGACTGCCCAGGCCACGCCGACTACATCAAGAACATGATTACCGGTGCCGCGCAGATGGACGGCGCGATCCTGGTGTGCTCGGCCGCTGACGGCCCAATGCCACAGACCCGCGAGCACATCCTGCTGGCGCGTCAGGTTGGTGTTCCATACATCATCGTGTTCCTGAACAAGTGCGACCTGGTCGACGACGCAGAACTGCTGGAACTGGTCGAAATGGAAGTGCGTGAGCTTCTGTCGAAGTACGAGTTCCCAGGCGACGACCTGCCAATCATCAAGGGTTCGGCACGTATGGCCCTCGAAGGCAAGCCGGGCGAAATGGGCGAAGACTGCATCATCGCTCTGGCCCATGCACTCGACACCTACATCCCAACGCCAGAGCGCGCTGTTGACGGCGCCTTCCTGATGCCAGTCGAAGACGTGTTCTCGATCTCGGGTCGCGGTACCGTTGTTACCGGTCGCGTCGAGCGCGGTATCATCAAGGTCGGCGAAGAAATCGAAATCGTCGGTATCGTCGACACCGTCAAGACCATCTGCACCGGCGTGGAAATGTTCCGCAAGCTGCTGGACCAGGGTCAAGCTGGCGACAACGTCGGCCTGCTGCTGCGCGGCACCAAGCGTGAAGATGTCCAGCGTGGTCAGGTCCTGGCCAAGCCAGGTTCGATCAAGCCGCACAACCACTTCACCGGCGAGATCTACGTTCTGTCGAAAGATGAAGGCGGCCGTCACACCCCGTTCTTCAACAACTACCGTCCGCAGTTCTATTTCCGTACCACCGACGTGACCGGCTCGATCGAGCTGCCAGCGGACAAGGAAATGGTCATGCCAGGCGATAACGTGTCGATCACCGTCAAGCTGATCAACCCGATCGCGATGGAAGAAGGTCTGCGCTTCGCTATCCGCGAAGGCGGCCGTACCGTCGGCGCCGGCGTGGTTGCCAAGATCCTGGCCTAA
- a CDS encoding phosphoethanolamine transferase has product MSRLQLLPAALLRPANLYLLLSYAVLSAMPFAGRVLGTPVDAPDSPWHLFGAGLFAWIAAWALCKRPAWFHWALLPAFLALPTELYLITYYGQGISTHHLGVIAETSPSEALEFLGGKAWLLGAAIMAVLLWFGSTWVVAWRSRDFDWNDRSRWVVLAALGACAAVLAYGGKYGVAQAPAASASASASVAATSADQPPALPHWARLPFDLDIFSRSWPFGMSARGVDFYKERIYLAQLNRRSAAFRFGAHQQPGADGPQVVVLVLGESSRFDRWSLNGYGRQTNPLLAKETNLVMLEDVITPVSATRLSVPVIISRKPAMQSLKDGFSEKSMLSAFREAGFKTFWISNQVSFGKFDTPVSVFAKEADDVQFLNLGSFSGASNHDEVLLAPLQRAIADPSQKVLVVLHTLGSHWNYAHRYPKQFDRWQPSLSAIAKPDYTDDRLEPQINNSYDSAILYTDWFLSSVIGMLKESSVPSSLMYVADHGQTLYDKSCRIAFHGHNTQYEFHIPAFVWYSDAYADRFPAKVAQLQRHRKARLSTENMFHTALDMADIRYPGERLAWSFVSPALTRHKRYVDSYGWTDYDDATMRGDCREVIARGKPLKRY; this is encoded by the coding sequence ATGTCCCGCCTGCAACTGCTGCCCGCTGCGCTGCTGCGCCCTGCCAACCTTTATCTGCTGCTGAGCTATGCGGTGCTGTCGGCCATGCCGTTCGCCGGCCGCGTGCTGGGCACGCCGGTAGACGCGCCGGATTCTCCCTGGCATCTGTTCGGCGCCGGACTGTTCGCCTGGATCGCCGCCTGGGCGCTGTGCAAGCGGCCGGCCTGGTTTCACTGGGCGCTGCTGCCGGCTTTTTTGGCGCTGCCGACCGAGCTCTATCTTATTACCTATTACGGCCAGGGCATCTCGACCCACCACCTTGGCGTCATCGCCGAGACCAGCCCCAGCGAGGCGCTCGAATTCCTGGGCGGGAAAGCCTGGCTGCTCGGCGCGGCCATCATGGCAGTGCTGCTGTGGTTTGGCTCGACCTGGGTGGTGGCCTGGCGCAGCCGCGACTTCGACTGGAACGACCGCTCGCGCTGGGTGGTGCTGGCGGCGCTGGGCGCCTGCGCGGCGGTGCTGGCCTATGGCGGCAAATATGGCGTGGCGCAGGCGCCGGCTGCGTCTGCGTCTGCGTCTGCCAGCGTGGCCGCGACATCGGCGGACCAGCCACCGGCGCTGCCGCACTGGGCCCGGCTGCCCTTCGACCTGGACATCTTCTCGCGCTCCTGGCCCTTTGGCATGAGTGCGCGCGGCGTCGACTTCTATAAAGAACGCATCTACCTGGCGCAGCTGAACCGGCGCAGCGCCGCCTTTCGCTTTGGCGCCCACCAGCAGCCTGGGGCGGACGGTCCGCAGGTGGTGGTGCTGGTGCTGGGCGAATCCTCGCGCTTCGACCGCTGGAGCCTGAACGGCTACGGGCGCCAGACCAATCCGCTGCTGGCCAAGGAGACCAATCTCGTCATGCTGGAAGACGTGATCACGCCGGTGTCGGCGACCCGCCTGTCGGTCCCGGTGATCATTTCGCGCAAACCCGCGATGCAGAGCCTGAAAGACGGCTTCTCGGAAAAATCGATGCTCTCGGCCTTTCGCGAAGCCGGCTTCAAGACCTTCTGGATCTCGAACCAGGTCTCGTTCGGCAAGTTCGACACGCCGGTGTCGGTGTTCGCCAAGGAAGCCGACGATGTCCAGTTCCTGAACCTGGGCAGTTTTTCTGGCGCCTCGAACCACGACGAGGTGCTGCTGGCCCCGCTACAGCGCGCGATCGCCGATCCGTCGCAAAAAGTGCTGGTGGTGCTGCACACGCTGGGCAGCCACTGGAACTATGCGCACCGCTATCCGAAGCAATTCGACCGCTGGCAGCCTTCGCTCTCCGCGATCGCCAAACCCGACTATACCGACGACCGCCTCGAGCCGCAGATCAACAACAGCTATGACAGTGCGATCCTGTACACCGACTGGTTCCTGTCGAGCGTGATTGGAATGCTCAAGGAGTCGAGCGTGCCGTCGTCGCTGATGTACGTGGCCGACCATGGCCAGACGCTGTACGACAAGTCGTGCAGGATCGCTTTCCACGGGCATAACACGCAGTACGAATTCCACATCCCGGCCTTTGTCTGGTATTCGGATGCCTATGCCGACCGCTTCCCGGCCAAGGTGGCGCAGCTGCAGCGCCACCGCAAGGCCAGGCTCTCGACCGAGAACATGTTTCATACCGCGCTCGACATGGCCGACATCCGCTACCCGGGAGAACGCCTGGCATGGAGCTTCGTGAGCCCGGCACTCACGCGCCACAAGCGCTACGTCGACAGCTATGGCTGGACCGATTACGACGACGCCACCATGCGCGGCGACTGCCGCGAGGTGATTGCGCGCGGCAAGCCGCTCAAGCGGTATTGA
- the rpsL gene encoding 30S ribosomal protein S12, with protein MPTINQLIRKPRVAAVVKSKSPALENCPQKRGVCTRVYTTTPKKPNSALRKVAKVRLTNGFEVISYIGGEGHNLQEHSVVLLRGGRVKDLPGVRYHMVRGALDTQGVKDRKQARSKYGAKRAKATKK; from the coding sequence ATGCCAACCATCAATCAACTGATTCGCAAGCCGCGCGTTGCCGCGGTTGTGAAGAGCAAGTCGCCGGCACTGGAAAACTGCCCGCAAAAGCGCGGTGTCTGCACCCGTGTGTACACCACGACTCCAAAGAAGCCGAACTCGGCTCTGCGTAAAGTCGCCAAAGTTCGCCTGACCAACGGTTTCGAAGTCATTTCGTACATCGGCGGTGAAGGCCACAACCTGCAAGAGCACAGTGTTGTCCTGCTGCGCGGCGGTCGTGTCAAGGATTTGCCGGGTGTGCGTTACCACATGGTTCGCGGTGCACTGGATACCCAGGGCGTCAAAGACCGTAAGCAGGCTCGCTCGAAGTACGGCGCCAAGCGTGCCAAGGCTACGAAGAAGTAA
- a CDS encoding autoinducer binding domain-containing protein, protein MKDERISGQALGWREDCLANMAQAPDAASLHAIVVGAARDLGFDYCAYGLRMPLSSTRTVMFNNYSAAWQARYASQAYLAVDPTVAHGASSLLPIMWSEALFAAARPLWEDARGHHLRVGWAQASRTADGGTGMLTLARSHDPILEPELRHREGSMSWLAHATHESMARLHRLEAAVALTAREAEVLRWMADGKTSSEAADILGLSERTVNFHVANAMTKLGAANKTACVVKAALLGLL, encoded by the coding sequence ATGAAAGACGAACGGATAAGCGGGCAAGCGCTCGGCTGGCGCGAAGACTGCCTTGCGAACATGGCGCAGGCGCCGGACGCGGCGAGCCTGCATGCCATCGTTGTCGGCGCCGCGCGCGATCTCGGCTTCGACTATTGCGCCTACGGACTGCGCATGCCGCTATCGAGTACGCGCACCGTCATGTTCAACAATTATTCGGCTGCCTGGCAGGCGCGCTATGCCAGCCAGGCCTACCTGGCGGTCGACCCGACCGTGGCCCATGGCGCCAGCTCGCTGCTGCCGATCATGTGGAGCGAAGCGCTGTTCGCGGCTGCCCGTCCACTGTGGGAAGACGCGCGCGGCCACCACCTGCGGGTAGGTTGGGCCCAGGCCTCGCGCACCGCCGATGGCGGCACCGGCATGCTGACCCTGGCCCGCTCGCACGACCCCATCCTGGAACCCGAACTGCGCCATCGAGAAGGCAGCATGTCCTGGCTGGCCCACGCCACGCACGAATCGATGGCGCGCCTGCACCGACTGGAGGCGGCGGTAGCCTTGACCGCGCGCGAAGCCGAAGTGCTGCGCTGGATGGCCGACGGCAAGACCTCCAGCGAGGCCGCCGATATCCTCGGCCTGTCCGAGCGCACTGTCAACTTCCACGTCGCCAATGCAATGACCAAGCTGGGCGCGGCCAACAAGACCGCCTGCGTCGTCAAGGCCGCGCTGCTCGGGCTACTCTAA
- a CDS encoding spermidine synthase produces MPPSYARIDPRFAQPGHPPATIDEFDGVRFLHLGTSWVQGAMRLAKPDAIELEYVQLMMMWTLFKDAPRHIVQLGLGSAALTKFCRTRFPDARVTAAELNPNVIAICRALFGLPGNDARLDVRETNALDFVLDSRNHGQADVLQVDLYDQEARGPVLDSREFYQGCHDCLAPDGIMTANVFGDVNRYDTNLATMQEVFDAVVWLPEVHDANIVVLAFKDAPQLDFSLLYERAAQLKRRLNLPANRWVDGLKDWMQDHA; encoded by the coding sequence ATGCCACCCTCGTACGCCCGCATCGATCCCCGCTTCGCCCAGCCGGGCCACCCGCCCGCCACCATCGACGAATTCGATGGCGTGCGCTTTCTGCATCTGGGCACCTCGTGGGTGCAGGGCGCCATGCGCCTGGCCAAGCCGGATGCGATCGAGCTCGAATACGTGCAACTGATGATGATGTGGACGCTGTTCAAGGACGCGCCGCGGCATATCGTGCAGCTGGGCCTGGGCAGCGCGGCGCTGACCAAGTTCTGTCGCACGCGCTTTCCCGACGCGCGCGTGACGGCGGCCGAACTCAATCCCAACGTGATCGCGATCTGCCGCGCGCTGTTCGGCCTGCCCGGGAACGACGCGCGCCTGGACGTGCGCGAGACCAACGCGCTCGACTTCGTGCTCGATTCGCGCAATCACGGCCAGGCCGATGTGCTGCAGGTGGATTTGTACGACCAGGAGGCGCGCGGCCCGGTGCTCGATTCGCGCGAGTTCTACCAGGGCTGCCACGACTGCCTGGCGCCGGACGGCATCATGACCGCCAATGTGTTTGGGGACGTCAACCGCTACGACACCAACCTGGCCACCATGCAAGAGGTGTTTGACGCGGTGGTCTGGCTACCCGAGGTGCATGACGCCAATATCGTGGTTCTCGCCTTCAAGGATGCGCCCCAGCTCGATTTTTCGCTGCTGTACGAGCGCGCCGCCCAGCTCAAGCGGCGCCTGAACCTGCCGGCCAACCGCTGGGTCGACGGCCTGAAGGACTGGATGCAAGACCATGCCTAG
- the rpsJ gene encoding 30S ribosomal protein S10, which translates to MSANQKIRIRLKAFDYKLIDQSALEIVETAKRTGAVVKGPVPLPTRIQRFDILRSPHVNKTSRDQFEIRTHQRLMDIVDPTDKTVDALMKLDLPAGVDVEIKLQ; encoded by the coding sequence ATGTCCGCTAACCAGAAAATCCGTATCCGCCTGAAGGCTTTCGACTACAAGCTGATCGACCAGTCCGCACTGGAAATCGTCGAAACCGCCAAGCGCACCGGCGCCGTGGTCAAGGGCCCAGTCCCACTGCCAACCCGTATCCAGCGTTTCGACATCCTGCGTTCGCCGCACGTCAACAAGACCTCGCGCGACCAGTTCGAAATCCGTACGCACCAGCGCCTGATGGACATCGTTGATCCTACCGACAAGACTGTCGACGCACTGATGAAGCTCGACCTGCCAGCTGGCGTCGACGTCGAAATCAAGCTGCAATAA
- a CDS encoding alpha/beta fold hydrolase, which yields MHPLLSYRGRIAAAMLALALSGTLEAASPAPEMLKVGDYQVQVATLGAGSYTVILEAGFGRDLGVWRNVAPALAASAKAMAKVVAYSRAGHGKSDPRPGAPTIAARTNELEQLIATAGLTPPFVLVGHSYGGFLIRSFAARHPEQVAGMVFVDPSDESFNLELRKLDAAAVDQDSKLTEQFMPPKLHAELRSVQAVLDSGKLPFAGALPDVPVAVLTSVQKRAQPQLFLETPAAVQVWRGLHERFFRNFSNGSHIVTAESGHNIHQEQPQLVVSAVEGVIAAAEAARVKRVREAARAELLRRLEQGASDAELAKALEMSSLGEAEVNRLGHELLGPRQLPLLAERLMKANAGKYSLSDNVQDSYGVVLLATGHPAKAKSQFMKAIALAQAQGKADKAVAGYRANLVKADQALGLL from the coding sequence GTGCACCCTTTACTTTCCTACCGGGGCCGCATCGCGGCCGCCATGCTGGCGCTGGCGCTGTCCGGCACGCTCGAAGCAGCGTCGCCCGCACCAGAGATGCTCAAGGTCGGCGACTACCAGGTACAGGTGGCCACGCTCGGCGCGGGCAGCTATACCGTCATCCTGGAAGCCGGCTTCGGGCGTGACCTGGGCGTGTGGCGCAACGTGGCGCCGGCCCTGGCAGCTTCGGCGAAAGCGATGGCCAAGGTGGTGGCCTATTCGCGCGCCGGCCATGGCAAATCGGACCCGCGCCCCGGGGCGCCGACCATAGCCGCGCGCACCAACGAACTCGAACAGCTGATCGCCACCGCCGGCTTGACTCCCCCCTTCGTGCTGGTCGGGCATTCCTACGGCGGCTTCCTGATCCGTAGCTTTGCCGCCCGCCATCCGGAGCAGGTGGCCGGCATGGTGTTCGTCGACCCGAGCGATGAGAGCTTCAACCTCGAACTGCGCAAGCTCGATGCGGCCGCCGTCGACCAGGACAGCAAATTGACCGAGCAATTCATGCCGCCCAAACTCCATGCCGAGCTGCGCAGCGTGCAGGCGGTGCTCGATAGCGGCAAGCTGCCCTTCGCCGGCGCGCTTCCAGATGTGCCGGTGGCGGTACTGACCTCGGTCCAGAAGCGCGCGCAGCCGCAGCTCTTTCTCGAGACCCCGGCCGCAGTGCAGGTCTGGCGCGGCCTGCATGAGCGCTTCTTCCGCAATTTCAGTAACGGCAGCCATATCGTGACGGCCGAGAGCGGGCATAACATCCATCAGGAGCAGCCCCAGCTCGTGGTCAGCGCCGTCGAAGGCGTGATCGCAGCAGCCGAAGCTGCCCGCGTCAAGCGGGTACGCGAGGCGGCCAGGGCGGAACTGCTGCGCCGCCTGGAGCAGGGCGCATCCGACGCCGAGTTGGCAAAGGCACTCGAGATGAGCAGTTTGGGCGAAGCCGAGGTCAACCGCCTCGGCCACGAGCTGCTCGGGCCGCGCCAGCTGCCGCTGCTCGCGGAGCGCCTGATGAAGGCAAACGCCGGCAAATACAGCTTGTCCGACAACGTGCAGGATAGTTATGGCGTAGTGTTGCTGGCAACCGGGCATCCGGCCAAAGCCAAGTCCCAGTTCATGAAGGCGATTGCGCTGGCCCAGGCGCAGGGCAAGGCAGACAAGGCGGTGGCAGGCTACCGCGCCAACCTGGTCAAGGCCGATCAGGCGCTGGGATTACTGTAA
- the rpsG gene encoding 30S ribosomal protein S7 → MPRRREVPKREILPDPKFGNTDVAKFVNVLMLSGKKSVAENIIYGAFEYIQTKSGKDPLEVFMAAITNAKPMVEVKSRRVGGANYQVPVEVRPVRRMALSMRWLREAANKRSEKSMPQRLGGELMEAAEMRGGAMKRRDEVHRMAEANKAFSHFRF, encoded by the coding sequence ATGCCACGTCGTCGTGAAGTACCCAAGCGCGAGATCCTGCCAGATCCAAAATTCGGCAACACCGATGTCGCCAAGTTCGTCAACGTTCTGATGCTGTCCGGCAAGAAGTCGGTCGCTGAAAACATCATCTACGGTGCGTTTGAATACATCCAGACCAAATCGGGCAAGGACCCGCTGGAAGTGTTCATGGCCGCGATCACGAACGCCAAGCCGATGGTCGAAGTCAAGTCGCGCCGTGTCGGCGGTGCCAACTACCAGGTGCCAGTGGAAGTTCGTCCGGTTCGTCGTATGGCGCTGTCCATGCGTTGGTTGCGCGAAGCCGCAAACAAGCGCAGCGAAAAATCCATGCCACAACGTCTCGGCGGTGAGCTGATGGAAGCGGCTGAAATGCGCGGCGGCGCCATGAAGCGTCGCGATGAAGTTCACCGTATGGCTGAAGCGAACAAGGCGTTCTCGCACTTCCGCTTCTAA
- a CDS encoding GGDEF domain-containing protein produces the protein MSKLQSPGALALWRGEFTSPTLESAFLHDQGGAIRKELTRSLSFCGIFYLAFAFADMAHLGHSTQTLALFVLRLTIAVVALAGIVLTRRSANPGPIAYRAATVFASLAMLSFLLVAYLRGEPLLHGMSMAIMLIIVYLFIPNRLVNASIVAVSASVGFLALMHASGTLSPRHLSTMAMLLLLANLFGAIAARRDARSTRRQYWTQKILINQSLRDPLTGAFNRRHLDAGLLQREIDRARRREAPLTIIMCDLDGFKAINDTHGHQAGDTLLRDFAHLLLSMTRHGNDTVVRYGGEEFLLILPDTHLADGQALAERMRACLATTTSLHGEVKLTTTASFGVVGAQLSSSLPEIASQALIAFADELMYAAKRSGRNRVHAAKWEAPNTA, from the coding sequence ATGTCCAAGCTGCAGTCTCCCGGTGCACTCGCCCTCTGGCGCGGCGAATTCACATCGCCCACACTCGAGTCGGCGTTCCTGCACGACCAGGGCGGCGCCATCCGGAAAGAATTGACACGTTCGCTGTCGTTTTGCGGGATCTTCTACTTGGCATTCGCGTTTGCCGATATGGCCCACTTGGGCCACAGCACCCAGACACTGGCATTGTTCGTACTGCGTCTCACCATTGCCGTGGTGGCCCTGGCCGGCATCGTGTTGACCCGCCGCAGCGCCAATCCAGGCCCCATCGCGTATCGCGCAGCCACGGTATTTGCCAGTCTTGCGATGCTTTCGTTCCTATTGGTCGCATATTTGCGGGGCGAGCCGCTTCTGCACGGCATGTCGATGGCCATCATGCTGATCATCGTGTACCTGTTCATTCCGAACCGCCTGGTCAACGCTAGCATCGTCGCAGTCAGCGCGAGCGTCGGATTTCTGGCTCTCATGCACGCCTCTGGCACGCTCAGCCCGCGCCACCTGTCGACCATGGCAATGCTCCTGCTGCTCGCGAACCTGTTCGGCGCCATTGCCGCGCGCCGCGACGCACGTTCGACGCGCCGCCAGTACTGGACCCAGAAAATCCTGATCAACCAGTCCTTGCGCGATCCCCTGACGGGTGCCTTCAACCGGCGCCATCTCGATGCCGGCCTGCTCCAACGTGAAATCGACCGCGCCCGCCGCCGCGAGGCCCCGCTGACGATCATCATGTGCGACCTGGATGGTTTCAAAGCCATCAACGACACCCATGGCCACCAGGCCGGCGATACGCTGCTACGGGACTTCGCGCACTTGCTGCTGTCGATGACCCGCCATGGCAACGATACGGTGGTGCGCTACGGCGGCGAGGAATTCCTGCTGATCCTGCCCGACACCCATTTGGCCGATGGCCAGGCCCTTGCCGAGCGCATGCGCGCATGCCTTGCCACAACCACCAGCCTGCACGGCGAGGTCAAGCTCACTACCACGGCAAGCTTCGGCGTGGTTGGCGCGCAGCTGTCTTCCTCCCTGCCAGAAATTGCCAGCCAGGCCTTGATCGCCTTCGCCGATGAGCTGATGTACGCTGCCAAACGTAGTGGCCGCAATCGCGTCCACGCGGCTAAATGGGAAGCCCCCAACACGGCCTAG